From Streptomyces sp. NBC_00775, one genomic window encodes:
- a CDS encoding Cgl0159 family (beta/alpha)8-fold protein, whose product MLSDHVNRIVEARVNAPGSIAAAAARRVKATSPLGGHGKAMIIAADHPARGANGVGGDPNAMADRFELLDRLCVALERPGVTGVLATADILEDLLLLGVLDGKSVFGSMNRAGLAGSAFEIDDRFTGYDAETIAEMGFDGGKMLTRIALDDPATPSVLENTARAVDELNDRHLIAMVEPFLSGWQDGRVRNDLSPDAVVKSITIASGLGRRTAYTWLKLPVVNDMERVLSASTLPALLLGGEVTDPAAAFASWGKALKQPTAQGLVVGRSLLYPSNGDVAGAVDKAVSLL is encoded by the coding sequence GTGCTCTCTGACCATGTGAACCGGATCGTGGAGGCCCGGGTCAACGCCCCCGGTTCCATCGCGGCAGCGGCCGCGCGACGCGTGAAGGCCACCTCCCCGCTCGGCGGGCACGGCAAGGCGATGATCATCGCGGCGGACCATCCGGCGCGCGGCGCCAACGGCGTGGGCGGCGACCCGAACGCCATGGCCGACCGCTTCGAGCTGCTCGACCGCCTGTGTGTCGCCCTGGAGCGGCCCGGTGTGACCGGTGTGCTGGCCACCGCCGACATCCTGGAGGACCTGCTGCTCCTCGGCGTCCTCGACGGCAAGAGCGTCTTCGGCTCCATGAACCGCGCCGGGCTCGCCGGCTCGGCGTTCGAGATCGACGACCGGTTCACCGGCTACGACGCCGAGACGATCGCCGAGATGGGCTTCGACGGCGGCAAGATGCTCACCCGTATCGCGCTCGACGACCCGGCGACCCCGTCCGTGCTGGAGAACACCGCCCGGGCCGTGGACGAGCTGAATGACCGTCATCTCATCGCCATGGTCGAGCCGTTCCTCAGCGGCTGGCAGGACGGGAGAGTCCGCAACGACCTCTCCCCCGACGCCGTCGTCAAATCGATCACCATCGCCTCAGGGCTGGGCCGCCGCACCGCCTACACCTGGCTGAAACTGCCGGTCGTGAACGACATGGAGCGTGTGCTGTCCGCCTCGACGCTGCCCGCACTGCTGCTGGGCGGCGAGGTCACAGATCCCGCAGCGGCGTTCGCATCCTGGGGCAAGGCTCTCAAGCAACCCACCGCGCAGGGCCTGGTCGTGGGCCGCTCGCTCCTCTACCCCTCGAACGGCGATGTCGCCGGGGCGGTGGACAAGGCGGTGAGCCTGCTGTGA
- the iolB gene encoding 5-deoxy-glucuronate isomerase — protein sequence MTDTSKYHLPKGTSSDGPYDLLVTPESAGWGYSGLRILTLGPGGTHTLTTGDSEFLVLPLRGGCTVTVGGQSFDLDGRTGVFASVTDFAYIPQGSVAVLGSAAGGTFALPSARTGQGGLRARYGPRDTVPVELRGAGNCSRQVNNYCLPGTFDAEQLLVCEVLTPGGNWSSYPPHKHDEAHPGAESELEEIYYFEVGGGERAFGYQRVYGTADRPIDVLAEVRSGDTVLIPHGWHGPSIAAPGYDLYYLNVMAGPGQDRAWLICDDPAHGWVRETWESQTVDSRLPFAGEEAPR from the coding sequence GTGACGGACACGAGCAAGTACCACCTGCCGAAAGGGACTTCGTCCGACGGTCCGTACGACCTCCTGGTCACGCCCGAGTCGGCGGGCTGGGGATACTCCGGCCTCAGAATCCTGACCCTGGGGCCGGGCGGGACGCACACGCTCACCACCGGTGACTCCGAGTTCCTGGTGCTCCCCCTGCGCGGCGGCTGCACCGTCACGGTCGGCGGGCAGAGCTTCGACCTCGACGGCCGTACGGGCGTCTTCGCCTCGGTCACCGACTTCGCATACATACCCCAAGGGTCCGTGGCCGTCCTGGGCAGCGCCGCCGGCGGAACCTTCGCACTGCCCTCGGCCCGTACAGGGCAAGGCGGCCTCCGCGCCCGCTACGGCCCGAGGGACACGGTGCCCGTCGAGCTGCGCGGCGCCGGAAACTGTTCCCGCCAGGTCAACAACTACTGCCTGCCCGGCACCTTCGACGCCGAGCAGCTGCTGGTGTGCGAGGTCCTCACACCCGGCGGCAACTGGTCGTCGTACCCGCCGCACAAGCACGACGAAGCGCACCCCGGAGCCGAGTCCGAGCTGGAGGAGATCTACTACTTCGAGGTCGGCGGCGGCGAGCGGGCCTTCGGCTACCAGCGCGTGTACGGCACCGCGGACCGGCCGATCGACGTGCTCGCCGAGGTCCGCTCCGGTGACACCGTCCTGATCCCGCACGGCTGGCACGGGCCGTCGATCGCCGCGCCCGGCTACGACCTCTACTACCTCAACGTCATGGCGGGCCCAGGCCAGGACCGCGCCTGGCTGATCTGCGACGACCCCGCGCACGGGTGGGTCCGCGAAACCTGGGAGTCCCAGACCGTCGACTCCCGTCTCCCCTTCGCCGGCGAGGAGGCCCCACGATGA
- the iolD gene encoding 3D-(3,5/4)-trihydroxycyclohexane-1,2-dione acylhydrolase (decyclizing), which translates to MTTIRLTTAQALVRFLANQYSERDGQEQRLIPGVWGIFGHGNVAGIGQALLQAAVTREADLPYYLARNEQGMVHASVAYAKMRDRLATFACTASTGPGSTNMITGAALATTNRLPVLLLPSDMFATRAADPVLQQLEDTRGGDVTVNDAFRAVSKYFDRISRPEQLIPAALAAMRVLSDPVETGAVTLALPQDVQAEGFDWPAEFFRRRVWHVGRPVPEPAAVERAARLLRGARRPLIVAGGGIVYSGAETELRAFAEATGIPVADTHAGKGAVPWDHPYAVGGIGSTGSYAANDLAKDADVVLGIGTRYSDFTTASHTVFGNPDVTFVNLNVARLDAVKHSAEPLVADARFGIQALAGVLADWEVDPAYRDRIRQLVARTREIENECFNRAHGPLPAQTEILGALNDVLDDRAVVINAAGSLPGDLQQLWRARDPKAYHVEYAYSCMGYEVAAGVGAKMADPSREVVVLVGDGSYLMMAQEIVTMVSEGLKVIVVLVQNHGFASIGSLSESLGSQRFGTKYRFRNGDSGQLDGDVLPVDLAANASSLGADVLHATSVDEFRAAMEKAKAATRTTVVHIETDLYGPNPPGHGWWDVPVSQTSALDSTRAAYETYASHKLDQRHYL; encoded by the coding sequence ATGACCACGATCCGCCTCACCACCGCCCAGGCCCTGGTCCGCTTCCTGGCCAACCAGTACAGCGAGCGCGACGGCCAGGAGCAGCGGCTGATCCCCGGTGTGTGGGGCATCTTCGGGCACGGCAACGTGGCCGGGATCGGGCAGGCCCTGCTCCAGGCCGCCGTCACCCGGGAAGCCGACCTCCCCTACTACCTGGCCCGCAACGAACAGGGCATGGTGCACGCGTCCGTGGCGTACGCCAAGATGCGCGACCGGCTGGCCACCTTCGCCTGTACGGCGTCGACCGGCCCCGGCTCCACCAACATGATCACCGGCGCGGCGCTGGCCACGACCAACAGGCTTCCGGTCCTGCTGCTGCCCAGCGACATGTTCGCCACCCGGGCCGCCGACCCGGTGCTTCAGCAGTTGGAGGACACCCGGGGCGGGGACGTCACGGTCAACGACGCCTTCCGAGCCGTATCGAAGTACTTCGACCGCATCTCGCGTCCCGAACAGCTGATCCCGGCCGCGCTGGCCGCGATGCGGGTGCTGAGCGACCCGGTGGAGACCGGCGCCGTCACGCTCGCGCTGCCGCAGGACGTGCAGGCGGAAGGCTTCGACTGGCCGGCCGAGTTCTTCCGGCGCCGGGTCTGGCATGTGGGCCGCCCGGTGCCGGAGCCGGCCGCCGTCGAGCGGGCCGCGCGGCTGCTGCGCGGCGCACGCAGGCCGCTGATCGTGGCCGGTGGCGGGATCGTCTACTCGGGTGCCGAGACCGAGCTGCGTGCCTTCGCGGAGGCCACCGGCATCCCGGTCGCGGACACGCACGCGGGCAAGGGCGCGGTGCCGTGGGACCACCCGTACGCGGTGGGCGGCATCGGCTCCACGGGTTCGTACGCGGCCAACGACCTGGCGAAGGACGCCGATGTCGTACTGGGCATCGGCACCCGTTACTCCGACTTCACCACCGCCAGTCACACGGTCTTCGGCAACCCGGACGTCACGTTCGTCAACCTCAACGTGGCCCGGCTGGACGCCGTGAAGCACTCGGCGGAGCCGCTGGTGGCGGATGCCCGGTTCGGCATCCAGGCGCTGGCGGGTGTGCTCGCCGACTGGGAGGTCGACCCCGCCTACCGGGACCGCATACGTCAACTCGTCGCGCGTACACGGGAGATCGAGAACGAGTGCTTCAACCGGGCGCACGGCCCGCTGCCCGCCCAGACCGAGATCCTCGGCGCACTCAACGACGTCCTCGACGACCGCGCCGTCGTCATCAACGCCGCGGGTTCCCTGCCGGGTGACCTGCAACAGCTGTGGCGGGCCCGGGATCCGAAGGCGTACCACGTCGAATACGCCTATTCCTGCATGGGGTACGAGGTCGCGGCCGGCGTCGGCGCCAAGATGGCCGATCCGTCGCGCGAGGTCGTCGTACTCGTGGGCGACGGCTCGTATCTGATGATGGCTCAGGAGATCGTGACCATGGTCTCCGAGGGGCTGAAGGTCATCGTCGTCCTCGTCCAGAACCACGGTTTCGCGTCGATCGGCTCGCTGTCGGAATCACTCGGCTCACAGCGGTTCGGCACCAAGTACCGCTTCCGCAACGGCGATTCGGGCCAGCTCGACGGCGACGTACTCCCCGTCGACCTCGCCGCCAACGCCTCCTCGCTCGGTGCGGACGTTCTGCACGCCACCTCCGTCGACGAGTTCCGTGCGGCGATGGAGAAGGCGAAGGCGGCCACCCGCACCACGGTCGTGCATATCGAGACCGATCTGTACGGGCCGAACCCGCCCGGCCACGGCTGGTGGGACGTACCGGTCTCCCAGACATCCGCCCTGGACTCCACCCGTGCCGCGTACGAGACGTATGCCTCCCACAAGCTCGACCAGCGCCACTACCTGTAA
- a CDS encoding CoA-acylating methylmalonate-semialdehyde dehydrogenase, which yields MTTIPHWINGTPAEGSAPHTAPVFNPATGQEQARVLLGGGAEVDAAVAAATAAFETWSESSLAQRTQVMFAFRQLLVEHEEELGRIISAEHGKTVDDARGEITRGREVVEFACGLGDVLKGSFSDQVSRGVDVHDFRQPLGVVAGITPFNFPAMVPLWMHPMAIATGNTFVLKPSERDPSAANFVAELYRRAGLPDGVFNVVHGGKDAVDAILTHPGIEAVSFVGSTPIAKYVHEQATSHGKRVQALGGAKNHAVVLPDADIEFAANHITAGAYGSAGERCMAVSVAVAVGTAADALVEALELKAREVKVGPGDMPDVEMGPLVTKASQERVEHAVGVAATQGATVVVDGRGLKVDGHEEGFFTGPSLLDHVTAEMDAYKEELFGPVLAVVRVDSLDEAIDLINANPYGNGTALFTGSGEAARRFQRRIKVGMIGINVPVPVPMSYYSFGGWKDSLIGDSPVHGPEGIRFYTRPKVVTTRWPQPAQQVNAGFNFPTSS from the coding sequence GTGACAACCATCCCGCACTGGATCAACGGCACGCCCGCCGAGGGCTCCGCCCCGCACACCGCGCCGGTCTTCAACCCGGCCACCGGCCAGGAGCAGGCGCGGGTCCTGCTCGGCGGCGGCGCCGAGGTCGATGCCGCCGTCGCCGCCGCCACTGCCGCGTTCGAGACCTGGTCGGAGTCGTCGCTCGCGCAGCGCACCCAAGTGATGTTCGCCTTCCGGCAGTTGCTCGTGGAGCACGAGGAGGAGCTGGGCCGGATCATCTCGGCCGAGCACGGCAAGACGGTCGACGACGCGCGCGGCGAGATCACGCGCGGCCGGGAGGTCGTGGAGTTCGCGTGCGGGCTCGGTGACGTACTGAAGGGCAGCTTCTCGGACCAGGTGTCGCGCGGTGTCGACGTGCACGACTTCCGGCAGCCGCTCGGTGTCGTCGCGGGGATCACGCCCTTCAACTTCCCCGCCATGGTGCCTCTTTGGATGCACCCGATGGCCATCGCCACCGGCAACACCTTCGTCCTGAAGCCCAGTGAGCGCGATCCGTCCGCCGCGAACTTCGTCGCCGAGCTCTACCGGCGCGCCGGTCTCCCGGACGGCGTCTTCAACGTCGTGCACGGCGGCAAGGACGCGGTCGACGCGATCCTCACCCACCCCGGCATCGAGGCCGTCTCCTTCGTCGGCTCGACGCCGATCGCCAAGTACGTACACGAGCAGGCCACTTCGCACGGCAAGCGGGTCCAGGCGCTCGGCGGCGCCAAGAACCACGCCGTCGTGCTGCCCGACGCCGACATCGAGTTCGCCGCCAACCACATCACGGCGGGCGCCTACGGCTCGGCCGGCGAGAGGTGCATGGCCGTGTCCGTCGCCGTCGCGGTGGGTACGGCGGCCGATGCACTGGTCGAGGCCCTGGAGCTCAAGGCGCGCGAGGTCAAGGTCGGTCCCGGTGACATGCCGGACGTCGAGATGGGGCCGCTCGTCACCAAGGCGTCGCAGGAGCGCGTCGAGCACGCCGTCGGGGTCGCCGCCACGCAGGGCGCGACGGTCGTCGTGGACGGGCGCGGGCTGAAGGTCGACGGTCACGAGGAGGGCTTCTTCACCGGGCCGTCCCTGCTCGACCACGTCACCGCCGAGATGGACGCGTACAAGGAGGAGCTGTTCGGGCCGGTGCTCGCCGTCGTCCGGGTCGACTCGCTCGACGAGGCGATCGACCTCATCAACGCCAATCCGTACGGGAACGGGACTGCCCTGTTCACCGGCAGCGGTGAGGCGGCACGCCGGTTCCAGCGCCGGATCAAGGTCGGCATGATCGGCATCAACGTCCCCGTGCCGGTGCCGATGTCGTACTACTCCTTCGGCGGCTGGAAGGACTCCCTCATCGGCGACTCCCCCGTCCACGGCCCCGAGGGAATCCGCTTCTACACCCGCCCCAAGGTCGTCACCACACGCTGGCCGCAGCCCGCCCAGCAGGTGAATGCAGGGTTCAACTTCCCCACCTCCAGCTGA
- a CDS encoding Gfo/Idh/MocA family protein: MTTSSKPISVAVIGAGMAGRSHAAGYRNVNTVFGAGLPPVRLAAIADANIELGVDAARRYGFDKALPSWEAVAEDPTIDAVSIVVGNALHRPIAQALVAAGKHVLCEKPLAGSLEDARAMAELERTAEVVTAVGYTFRRSPGIAAIREHVQRGELGDLSLFSGRYWCDYATDPSGPLSWRFKGGPGSGALGDVGSHIIDAAEYVAGPIASVSGASLSTQIPKRPLPLGTVVGHNSAPVSDEFGEVENEDTASFTARFESGLVGTFSVTRTGFGLPNGLSFDVLGLGGRAAFDQHRPAEYLFDDAQPEARTRGARQIIAGPQLPYFAGGVPMEAPGVGASNADNFTYQARAFLDQVAGVADPLPACATFADALRTMQIIQAVVDSSLGGGAVTAVPPVA, encoded by the coding sequence ATGACCACGTCCAGCAAGCCCATCTCCGTCGCGGTGATCGGAGCCGGCATGGCCGGCCGCAGCCACGCCGCCGGGTACCGCAACGTCAACACGGTCTTCGGCGCCGGTCTGCCGCCGGTCCGGCTGGCCGCGATAGCCGACGCCAACATCGAGCTCGGCGTCGACGCCGCCCGTCGTTACGGGTTCGACAAGGCGCTCCCGAGCTGGGAGGCCGTCGCCGAGGACCCGACGATCGACGCCGTCAGCATTGTCGTGGGCAACGCGCTGCACCGCCCGATCGCTCAGGCGCTGGTCGCCGCGGGCAAGCACGTACTGTGCGAGAAGCCACTGGCCGGTTCGCTCGAAGACGCCCGTGCGATGGCCGAGCTGGAGCGCACCGCCGAGGTCGTGACCGCCGTCGGCTACACCTTCCGCCGGTCCCCCGGCATCGCGGCGATCCGCGAGCATGTCCAGCGCGGCGAGCTGGGCGATCTCTCGCTGTTCAGCGGCCGGTACTGGTGCGACTACGCGACCGACCCGAGCGGGCCGCTGAGCTGGCGGTTCAAGGGCGGGCCCGGTTCCGGCGCGCTCGGGGACGTCGGCTCGCACATCATCGACGCCGCCGAGTACGTCGCCGGGCCGATCGCCTCGGTCTCCGGTGCCTCGCTGTCGACGCAGATCCCCAAGCGGCCGCTGCCGCTCGGCACGGTCGTCGGGCACAACTCCGCTCCCGTCTCCGACGAGTTCGGCGAGGTCGAGAACGAGGACACCGCGTCCTTCACCGCCCGCTTCGAGTCAGGGCTCGTGGGCACCTTCTCGGTGACGCGCACCGGCTTCGGTCTGCCCAACGGGCTCTCCTTCGACGTCCTGGGCCTGGGCGGCCGGGCCGCGTTCGACCAGCACCGGCCCGCCGAGTACCTCTTCGACGACGCCCAGCCCGAGGCCCGTACGCGCGGCGCCCGTCAGATCATCGCCGGCCCGCAGCTGCCGTACTTCGCGGGCGGGGTCCCGATGGAGGCGCCGGGCGTGGGCGCCAGCAACGCCGACAACTTCACCTACCAGGCCCGGGCGTTCCTCGACCAGGTGGCGGGGGTCGCCGATCCGCTGCCGGCCTGTGCCACCTTCGCCGACGCGCTGCGGACCATGCAGATCATCCAGGCGGTCGTCGACTCCTCCCTGGGCGGCGGCGCGGTCACCGCGGTTCCGCCCGTCGCCTGA
- a CDS encoding sugar phosphate isomerase/epimerase family protein yields MALKLGAYTACLHDLTLPEALDVLKENGLTSVEVNTGGFIPSPHCPVDLLLSSATARAEYLAAFADRGMELTGLNCNGNPLNPLPGVGPKHADDLRRTIRLAGLLGVRHVVTMSGTPGSDPDAKYPSWVVNPWDGVYMDVLDYQWGVAVEFWKEIDALARENDVRIAIEMHPHNLVFSPVTLKRLVDETGATNVGAEMDPSHLMWQGMDIVASIKWLGPLVFHAAAKDAMLCPGADIRGVLDTSFTRVPADAPGKVPTGYGFWCNAWPENPAWKFVAVGLGNDVPFWTEFLRALADIDPDMAVNIEHEDAAYSQTEGLALAAKNLHSAAAAL; encoded by the coding sequence ATGGCTCTCAAGCTCGGCGCCTACACCGCCTGTCTGCACGACCTCACCCTTCCCGAGGCCCTCGACGTCCTCAAGGAGAACGGTCTGACCTCCGTGGAGGTCAACACCGGTGGCTTCATCCCCTCCCCGCACTGCCCGGTCGACCTGCTGCTGTCCTCGGCCACCGCGCGTGCGGAGTACCTGGCGGCCTTCGCCGACCGGGGGATGGAGCTGACCGGGCTCAACTGCAACGGCAACCCGCTCAACCCGCTCCCGGGGGTCGGCCCGAAGCACGCCGACGACCTGCGCCGCACCATCCGGCTGGCGGGCCTGCTCGGGGTGCGGCACGTGGTGACCATGTCCGGCACTCCGGGCTCCGACCCCGACGCCAAGTACCCGTCCTGGGTGGTGAATCCGTGGGACGGCGTCTACATGGACGTCCTGGACTACCAGTGGGGCGTGGCCGTCGAGTTCTGGAAGGAGATCGACGCGCTGGCCCGGGAGAACGACGTCCGGATCGCCATCGAGATGCACCCGCACAACCTGGTGTTCTCCCCCGTCACCCTGAAGCGGCTGGTCGACGAGACGGGCGCGACCAACGTCGGCGCGGAGATGGACCCTTCGCACCTGATGTGGCAGGGCATGGACATCGTCGCCTCGATCAAGTGGCTGGGCCCGCTGGTGTTCCACGCCGCCGCGAAGGACGCGATGCTCTGCCCCGGCGCCGACATCCGTGGCGTGCTGGACACGTCGTTCACCCGCGTGCCCGCCGACGCACCCGGCAAGGTCCCGACCGGCTACGGCTTCTGGTGCAACGCCTGGCCCGAGAACCCGGCGTGGAAGTTCGTCGCCGTCGGCCTCGGCAACGACGTGCCCTTCTGGACCGAGTTCCTGCGCGCCCTTGCGGACATCGACCCGGACATGGCCGTCAACATCGAGCACGAGGACGCCGCCTACTCCCAGACCGAAGGACTCGCCCTGGCCGCCAAGAACCTGCACAGCGCCGCGGCAGCCCTCTGA
- a CDS encoding carbohydrate binding domain-containing protein, producing MKRRRTDRPGRRASRILTLLATLAGVLLLPAPAALAAGTSYYVNCSATANGTGTQSSPWNSVSSVNSTTFAAGDSILFATGTTCTGQLSPGGSGASGSNISMSSYGSGAKPVIDAAGATGAVIHLLNQQYWDIGGLELIDNASSPAYRSGVLAENSSGGVLHHIRVHDMYIHNITGYGGGWYSTNAGVGVQTDHTTPVSTWDDVVVENNTFDHVDRIAVAVTPDADGQGTGLTTGTVIRGNTMTYDGADDILVVKNDGALIDGNKAGYGGAKATCPPSGQYCNGASAGIWMSGSSNTVVQNNDVYCHINGADGTGFDVDWGNHNTTFQYNYSHQNLGGFLLVMPPFTIANEPTSTVPSDGTVVRYNISENDGSNSGCPTSGTQTHGGGVLHFVGGVPNQSGSSSAIPQFYNNTFSVRDGLSTPILYSRSGTSISGALSFRNNAVFNYGSGNYFTTTGTSTYSNNLFYGNHPSREPTDAAKVTADPEFRNAGNASTSSSYTGKNAYQVHASSPVLRAGAVISSNGGYDAFGNTVSATAAPNIGAYNGTGGNLLTNAGFETGALSPWTQASGSASSVTAANAHTGSDALTTAASGSGSNQALTGLSPSTTYLLTGWGKVATAGETLAIGVKGFGGTETYTNIATTSYSQAAVLFTTGSSSTTATVYCWKNAGGSGAGYCDDLAVEPLSSATNAVTNPGFETGTLTPWAQSTGTASSVVASNARTGTYALQTGASASGGIQTVSGLTSGGSYLLAAWAKVGTAGEEVAVGVKSFGGTETYLRASTTSYAQQPLFFTTGASTTSAAVYCYKNSGSAAGYCDDYTLIKLP from the coding sequence ATGAAGCGTCGCAGAACGGACCGCCCGGGCCGCCGGGCATCCCGGATCCTCACCCTGCTCGCCACCCTGGCGGGCGTCCTCCTTCTCCCGGCCCCAGCCGCCCTGGCCGCCGGTACCTCCTACTACGTGAACTGCTCCGCCACGGCCAACGGCACCGGCACCCAGTCCAGCCCCTGGAACTCGGTCAGCAGTGTCAACAGCACCACCTTCGCCGCCGGCGACAGCATCCTCTTCGCCACCGGCACCACCTGCACCGGCCAGCTCTCCCCGGGCGGCTCGGGAGCCTCGGGCAGCAACATCTCGATGAGCTCCTATGGCTCCGGCGCCAAGCCGGTCATCGACGCGGCCGGCGCCACCGGCGCGGTCATCCACCTGCTCAACCAGCAGTACTGGGACATCGGTGGCCTGGAACTGATCGACAACGCCTCCTCACCCGCCTACCGCTCGGGCGTCCTGGCCGAGAACAGCTCCGGCGGCGTCCTGCACCACATCCGGGTGCACGACATGTACATCCACAACATCACCGGCTACGGCGGCGGTTGGTACTCCACCAACGCGGGCGTGGGCGTCCAGACCGACCACACCACCCCGGTCTCCACCTGGGACGACGTCGTGGTCGAGAACAACACCTTCGACCACGTCGACCGCATCGCGGTGGCCGTGACCCCCGACGCCGACGGCCAGGGCACCGGCCTGACCACGGGCACCGTCATCCGGGGCAACACGATGACCTACGACGGCGCGGACGACATCCTCGTGGTGAAGAACGACGGCGCCCTGATCGACGGCAACAAGGCGGGCTACGGCGGCGCGAAGGCGACCTGCCCGCCGTCCGGCCAGTACTGCAACGGCGCCTCCGCCGGCATCTGGATGTCCGGCAGCAGCAACACCGTCGTCCAGAACAACGACGTCTACTGCCACATCAACGGCGCCGACGGCACCGGCTTCGACGTGGACTGGGGCAACCACAACACCACGTTCCAGTACAACTACAGCCACCAGAACCTCGGCGGCTTCCTGCTGGTGATGCCGCCCTTCACCATCGCCAACGAGCCCACCTCGACCGTGCCCAGCGACGGCACAGTGGTCCGCTACAACATCAGCGAGAACGACGGCAGCAACTCCGGCTGCCCCACCTCCGGCACCCAGACCCACGGCGGCGGAGTCCTGCACTTCGTGGGCGGAGTCCCGAACCAGAGCGGCAGTTCATCCGCCATCCCGCAGTTCTACAACAACACCTTCTCCGTCCGGGACGGCCTGAGCACCCCGATCCTGTACTCCCGTTCCGGCACGTCCATCAGCGGCGCCCTGTCCTTCCGGAACAACGCGGTCTTCAACTACGGCTCCGGCAACTACTTCACCACCACCGGTACTTCGACCTACTCCAACAACCTCTTCTACGGCAACCACCCGTCCCGCGAGCCCACCGACGCCGCGAAGGTGACCGCGGACCCCGAATTCCGCAACGCGGGCAACGCCAGCACCTCGTCCTCGTACACCGGCAAGAACGCCTACCAGGTGCACGCGTCCTCCCCGGTGCTCCGGGCCGGGGCCGTGATCAGCTCCAACGGGGGCTACGACGCCTTCGGCAACACCGTCTCCGCGACGGCCGCCCCCAACATCGGCGCCTACAACGGCACCGGCGGGAACCTGCTCACCAACGCGGGCTTCGAGACGGGGGCGTTGTCCCCCTGGACCCAGGCGAGCGGCAGCGCGTCGTCCGTGACCGCAGCCAACGCGCACACCGGCAGCGACGCCCTGACCACCGCGGCGAGCGGCAGCGGTTCCAACCAGGCGCTGACCGGCCTGAGCCCGTCGACCACCTACCTGCTGACCGGATGGGGCAAGGTGGCCACCGCCGGTGAGACCCTCGCCATCGGCGTCAAGGGCTTCGGCGGCACGGAGACGTACACCAACATCGCCACGACGTCGTACTCCCAGGCCGCGGTCCTCTTCACCACCGGCTCCTCCAGCACCACCGCCACCGTCTACTGCTGGAAGAACGCCGGCGGCAGCGGCGCGGGCTACTGCGACGACCTCGCGGTCGAGCCCCTGTCCTCCGCCACCAACGCGGTCACCAACCCCGGCTTCGAGACCGGCACCCTGACCCCGTGGGCCCAGAGCACCGGCACGGCGTCGAGTGTGGTCGCGTCGAACGCCCGCACCGGCACGTACGCCCTGCAGACCGGAGCCAGCGCCAGCGGCGGCATCCAGACGGTCAGTGGCCTCACCTCCGGCGGCAGTTACCTGCTGGCGGCCTGGGCCAAGGTGGGCACCGCCGGTGAGGAGGTCGCGGTCGGCGTGAAGAGCTTCGGCGGCACCGAGACCTATCTGCGGGCCTCGACGACCTCCTACGCCCAGCAGCCCCTCTTCTTCACCACGGGCGCCTCCACCACCTCGGCCGCCGTGTACTGCTACAAGAACTCCGGCTCGGCGGCCGGCTACTGCGACGACTACACCCTGATCAAGCTCCCCTGA
- a CDS encoding glycoside hydrolase family 43 protein, with product MYVVSYFTDADEALHLAYSHDGEEFATVNGGRPVLRGTVGTGRLRDPFIGVGPDGLFHLLATDGWTSPRIVHATSADLVTWSAQELLPAMADVEGALNAWAPEFFLDRKTGLYHLIWSSVVEAGGTAEGRDFEHVGQNHRIWHCTTGDFSTFSAPGLFFDPGHSVIDATVRELDGGGFLMAYKDERGTNDLATAHKDIHLTTFETPGGPYTDSTGPVTPSVVEGPSIFHRGDEMVMIFDHYLEGRYGAARSKNGVDWEPDSLALPQGMRHASVLETPLPTALPPR from the coding sequence ATGTACGTGGTCTCATACTTCACCGACGCCGACGAAGCGCTCCACCTGGCCTACAGCCACGACGGCGAGGAGTTCGCGACGGTGAACGGCGGCCGTCCCGTGCTGCGAGGCACGGTCGGCACCGGCAGACTGCGGGATCCGTTCATCGGGGTGGGCCCCGACGGCCTGTTCCATCTGCTGGCCACCGACGGCTGGACGAGCCCCCGCATCGTCCATGCCACCTCGGCCGACCTTGTCACGTGGTCGGCTCAGGAACTCCTCCCGGCCATGGCCGACGTGGAGGGCGCCCTCAACGCCTGGGCGCCGGAGTTCTTCCTCGACCGCAAGACCGGGCTGTACCACCTCATCTGGTCCTCGGTCGTCGAGGCGGGGGGCACGGCCGAGGGCCGCGACTTCGAGCACGTCGGCCAGAACCACCGCATCTGGCACTGCACCACCGGGGATTTCAGCACGTTCTCGGCCCCCGGTCTCTTCTTCGACCCCGGTCACTCGGTCATCGACGCCACTGTGCGGGAGCTGGACGGCGGCGGCTTCCTCATGGCCTACAAGGACGAACGCGGCACCAATGACCTCGCCACCGCTCACAAGGACATCCACCTGACCACCTTCGAGACCCCCGGCGGTCCGTACACCGACTCCACCGGACCGGTCACGCCCTCGGTGGTGGAAGGACCGTCGATCTTCCACCGCGGAGACGAGATGGTCATGATCTTCGACCACTACCTCGAAGGACGGTACGGAGCCGCCCGCAGCAAGAACGGCGTGGACTGGGAGCCCGACTCCCTGGCGCTGCCGCAGGGCATGCGACACGCCTCCGTCCTCGAAACGCCCCTCCCGACAGCACTTCCCCCGCGGTAG